AAGGGGCGCCTACAAAATATGCTTTACGAGCAGGGACCTTGCGTCGATTGAGGAGACAAAACAGTATCTCGGGGACCGCTTCCTCTATGCCGTACATCCTTATGCGGGGACGACGTCCTGTTTTAACGGGGAGATCATTCCCAGGGGGATCGACAAGGGCAGGGGGATGAAGATCGTCTGCCAGTATTACGGGGCAGGCCTGCAGGATACGATTGCCTTTGGTGACAGTATGAACGACTATGAGATGTTGGAGGCTGCGAATGTAAGCGTGGCCATGGGAAACGCCTGTGACGAACTGAAGCAGATGGCGGATCTCGTCTGTGGAACGGTGTGGGAAGACGGTATTTATTACGGATTCCGGGATCTGGGACTCCTTCAGGAATACAAAGGCGACAAAAAAGATGCCGCCTGCTGACTGCTTACTTCCATTTGAAGTGCATGGACTGGAACAGAAGTCAGGGAGACACATGGACTGCAAAAAACAGGAAAAAGTTTCCGGCGAGATGTTGATGAGTTATAATAAACCCAGTTATTATAACAAATACAAGTACTTGGAAGATAACAGCAGAGACCAAAGGTTCTGCTCTGCCATGGAGGGTATCACAAATGCAATATATTGATCACTGTAAATCTCCGCTTGGAGATATTCTTCTTGCCGCCGATGAGATCGGTTTGACCGGTCTGTGGCTTGATGGGAAAACGTATGAGGGAAAGCATCTTGCTTTGCAATATGAAGAAAAGGAACTGCCTGTCTTTGAACAGACGAAACGTTGGCTGACTATTTATTTTTCGGGTCAGGAGCCGGATTTTATGCCGCCTGTCCATTTGACCGGCACGCCTTTCCGCCTTGCAGTCTGGGAGATCCTGCGAAAGATACCGTATGGTGGGACAACGACATACGGAGAGATCGCC
The sequence above is a segment of the Lachnospiraceae bacterium JLR.KK008 genome. Coding sequences within it:
- a CDS encoding methylated-DNA--[protein]-cysteine S-methyltransferase, yielding MQYIDHCKSPLGDILLAADEIGLTGLWLDGKTYEGKHLALQYEEKELPVFEQTKRWLTIYFSGQEPDFMPPVHLTGTPFRLAVWEILRKIPYGGTTTYGEIARQIAQQRGLPRMSAQAVGGAVGHNEISIIIPCHRVVGTNGSLTGYGGGLDKKVKLLTLEKVDMRRMFLPAGSRPGALPGN